GCTATTTTTTTTGGTGTAAAATTATACTAGTCAGGAGGGAATAGTATGCTAATTTCATTTGTATTGGTTTATCAAGAGTTTGGGAATAAAGTTAAAGAGACAATAGATAGCATAAAAAAACAGACAGATAATGATTATGAAATTATTTTAGTTTGTGACAGAACTATTGAAGATAATTCAAAAGATGAATGATTAAAAGAATTATTTTGAAATAATTCAAACATAAAATTAGTTTTTAATAATTCAATTCAAGGGGCCTCAGTTTCTTGAAATACAGGCATTGATTTAGCTGAGGGAGAATATATTAAATTTATTGCTCAAGGTAATATACTAAATCCTGACTTCGTTGAAACTATTAAAAAGGAATTAAATAATTTTAAAGAAAGAGAAATTGATTTAGTTGAATATACAGTTAACTTAACAGGAAGTGTTCATATTGATACTTTAACATATTTAGAAAAAGGAAAAATTTATAATTTATCTTCTGAATTTGATCCATTTGCTTATGTAAATGTTGTACTATACAATAAATTATTTAAGGCTAAAATTTTAAATGAGTTTGGTTTTAAATTTAGAAGATTTGTTAGATTTGATTTATTATTTGTATACAAAGTTTTAGGGCAAACAAATTCATACTTATTTTTAGATACAAAGCCACTCGGTACTGTTAATATTGGACCAGTTTCATATTCAGTTTTTGATGTTGTAAATCAATGAAATCATATATTAAACTATTATAGAAGAATTGGAAAATTTAAACAGTTAAAAGATTATTTAAATTATTCTTATTATAAGGTTTTGATTCATTTGTGATTATGAGAAATTAGAACATATGATAATAAAATATTAATTAAAAAGGCAACAGCTTTTGCAAATAGAAAATTTGAAGATAAAAGAGATGATTTTTTAAAAAATAATATTATTTTTAAAAAGACAAATGATGAAAGATTTAAAGAAATAGTTAATAACTTTGGTACCTATATAAAAGAAAATCTAAAGAGAGCAAAATAAATTAAGGTGACTTAAATGGTACAAAAAAATTTAAAATTAAAAAAACAAAAAAATTCTTCATATAATTTGGTTAAACCTCATTTGGGAAGAATTTTTTTTGCTAGATTATTTGATCTTATCTTATGCTCCATTCCAAATTTTATTTTATTATTTTTTTATAAAATATCTGATTGACAAAGTGCTTTAATAAATATTTCGGTAAGTCAAATTTTTATATTTTTATATTTTGTTATTATTCCATTTTTATTAAAGGGAAATACAATAGGCAAAAAATTGTTTCATTTAAAATTAGTAAACATCCAAAATCAAAAAATAAAAATTTCAAATATATTTCTAAGAGAGTTGTATTTTTTATATATTCCATTATTATTTCAATTAGTATGTCAAATAATTTCAATAATAATTTTTGCAAATTTTTCTCCAGGTAATAATAATCAAAACGAAAATGGATGAACAATTGCAAATATAATTCAGAATATAGGATATACATTTTGTGGAATTTGATTTTTGTATATTCCTTTAACAATTTATTTGCAAAAAGATAAACTTTCTTCAATAGATTTAAAATTAAAATTAAGAGTGTTTTTCTTAGAGAAAATACTTGTCAAAAATCAAAAAGTTGATATAGAAGGAAAAAAAGTAAATCATATTCATTTAGAAAATGATTTACCTGGAAATGTTAATATTAAAGAAATAGAAAAACTTATTGGTGAGAATAATGAATAATTTTTATAATACAAATCAAAAAATAAATGAACTAATTGAAAAAAAATATTTTACAGGAGCAGTTTTAAAAGTAGCAAAACATGGGGAAATTATTTTTGAAAATGAATATGGAATAAATGATGTTGATAAAAATACAAAAATGAAAGATAATTTAATTTTTAGAGCATACTCTATGACTAAACCAGTAACAGTTGTTGCAGCATTAATCTTGGTAGATAGAAAAATAATTAATATTAATGATAAAGTTTCAAAATATTTACCTGAATTTGAAAATGTTTTAGTTTTAAAAGAGCAAAACTCAAAAGAAACAGAAAATACGAAAAAAGATTTAAGGATATGAAATTTATTAACAATGACATCTGGTATAACATATGCAGGTAATAAAAATGATACACAATTACAAACTTCATTTTTATTAAAAGAATTTCACAAAAAAAATAATGGAAAATATATGAATTATGAAACTTTTATAAAACTACTTTCAAAAATTCCATTATCATTTAATCCTGGTGAAAATTGAAGATATGGTTTATCTATTGATGTACTTGCAGCAATCATTGAAAAAGTTTCTAATAAAAACTTTAGAGATTTTGTTAAAGAAGAAATTTTTGATAAATTGGAAATGAATGACAGTGATTTTTATTTAAAGGATAAAAATAGAGAAGCTTGTGTCTACAATTGGACATTAAATGAAAATGATCAAGTTGAATTAACAAAAGTAGAAAATTTTAATTTTTTTATTCAAGATTATGAAAAGGTCCCTCCCATGCCAATGGGTGGAGCAGGATTGTTTACAACTGCAAAAGATTATTTAAATTTTT
This genomic window from Spiroplasma taiwanense CT-1 contains:
- a CDS encoding glycosyltransferase family 2 protein — its product is MLISFVLVYQEFGNKVKETIDSIKKQTDNDYEIILVCDRTIEDNSKDEWLKELFWNNSNIKLVFNNSIQGASVSWNTGIDLAEGEYIKFIAQGNILNPDFVETIKKELNNFKEREIDLVEYTVNLTGSVHIDTLTYLEKGKIYNLSSEFDPFAYVNVVLYNKLFKAKILNEFGFKFRRFVRFDLLFVYKVLGQTNSYLFLDTKPLGTVNIGPVSYSVFDVVNQWNHILNYYRRIGKFKQLKDYLNYSYYKVLIHLWLWEIRTYDNKILIKKATAFANRKFEDKRDDFLKNNIIFKKTNDERFKEIVNNFGTYIKENLKRAK
- a CDS encoding RDD family protein translates to MVQKNLKLKKQKNSSYNLVKPHLGRIFFARLFDLILCSIPNFILLFFYKISDWQSALINISVSQIFIFLYFVIIPFLLKGNTIGKKLFHLKLVNIQNQKIKISNIFLRELYFLYIPLLFQLVCQIISIIIFANFSPGNNNQNENGWTIANIIQNIGYTFCGIWFLYIPLTIYLQKDKLSSIDLKLKLRVFFLEKILVKNQKVDIEGKKVNHIHLENDLPGNVNIKEIEKLIGENNE
- a CDS encoding serine hydrolase domain-containing protein, with the protein product MNNFYNTNQKINELIEKKYFTGAVLKVAKHGEIIFENEYGINDVDKNTKMKDNLIFRAYSMTKPVTVVAALILVDRKIININDKVSKYLPEFENVLVLKEQNSKETENTKKDLRIWNLLTMTSGITYAGNKNDTQLQTSFLLKEFHKKNNGKYMNYETFIKLLSKIPLSFNPGENWRYGLSIDVLAAIIEKVSNKNFRDFVKEEIFDKLEMNDSDFYLKDKNREACVYNWTLNENDQVELTKVENFNFFIQDYEKVPPMPMGGAGLFTTAKDYLNFLNFLIDGKDKKQNQLLSMNLIRDMSSNQLGDLKKNFIWTLNEDYSYGYGVRVRIKNNLYPKTELGEFGWDGLLGSTGLVDPKNGITMCLMLSSKPGHNKLIESEFFEALYNDLNI